In Exiguobacterium acetylicum, the genomic stretch TGGTAATAAGACGGCTAACACGATGATCGTACCGACGAAAAAGAGGACGAGTCGCAAAATCGTCGTCCGGATTGCAAGCGGAATCGTCCGTTTCGGATCGACTGCTTCACCCGCTGCGACACCGATTAGTTCCGTTCCCGAGTAAGCAAAGTTCACGGCAAGCATCGTCATGAAGATGACGAAAGCGCCATTTGGAAACAACCCGCCTTCGGTTAACGAAGAAAAGAATGGAGCCGGGCTACCATCTTGCAGTGGAATGAAGCCGACGATCGTTCCCGCACCGAGTAAAATGAAAGCAATGATCGTCACGACCTTAATGGCGGAAAACCAAAACTCGACTTCAGCGAACACGCGAACCTTCAAGACGTTGATACCGAGGATCATCGCAGCGAACAATGCGCTGAACACCCATACAGGAATCGACGGGAACCAACGTTGCATCAAAATGCCTGCTGCCGTGAATTCTGAACCAAGGGCGACCGTCCACGTCAGCCAGTAGAGCCAGGCTACTGTATAACCGGTGCCGGGTCCAATGTACTTCGTTGCGTACTTGTGGAATGATCCGGTTTCCGGCATGTGCACGGCGAGTTCACCGAGACTTAACATGACTAAGTAAACGACGACGGCCCCAATCAAATACGATAAAATCGTTCCGACGCGTCCTGCTTGTTCCAACGTATAACCTGTACTTAAAAATAATCCGGTTCCAATGACACCACCTAACGACAGCATGATCAGATGACGTGATTCCATCTTGCGTCGAAATGCTCCGCTCGTTTTCATGAATCCATTTCCTCCTCATTCCACCTACTTCAAACAAAAAACGCATCCTCACGGATGCGTCGGTCGACAATTCGGAAATCTTATCGATCGGGTGCAGCACCCGCAGGAATTAGCACAGTATCTTTCGACCTGTTGCTGAGGTTTCATAGGGCCAGTCCCTCCACCTCTCTGGATAAGTATGTAATTGTTCATAAC encodes the following:
- a CDS encoding amino acid permease — its product is MKTSGAFRRKMESRHLIMLSLGGVIGTGLFLSTGYTLEQAGRVGTILSYLIGAVVVYLVMLSLGELAVHMPETGSFHKYATKYIGPGTGYTVAWLYWLTWTVALGSEFTAAGILMQRWFPSIPVWVFSALFAAMILGINVLKVRVFAEVEFWFSAIKVVTIIAFILLGAGTIVGFIPLQDGSPAPFFSSLTEGGLFPNGAFVIFMTMLAVNFAYSGTELIGVAAGEAVDPKRTIPLAIRTTILRLVLFFVGTIIVLAVLLPMDGKGVLESPFVAVFERIGIPYAADVMNFVILTAILSAANSGLYAASRMLWSLANERMIPRFFAQVTPSGVPLRAVLFSMLGGGLALLSSIYAAGSVYIALVSISGLAVVVVWMSISVAQYRFRKQFLREGHTVDELVYRTPLFPFVPIAAFVVCLISLIGIGFDPTQRIALYCGIPFIVICYIVHAFTNSSQKRSVEDVPNQKSS